The Coffea eugenioides isolate CCC68of chromosome 8, Ceug_1.0, whole genome shotgun sequence genome has a segment encoding these proteins:
- the LOC113781241 gene encoding patatin-like protein 2 isoform X1, with amino-acid sequence MEGAISSLQNLPPVNGNLVTILSIDGGGIRGIIPATILDFLESELQELDGQDARIADYFDVIAGTSTGGLIATMLTAPNEKNRPLFAAKDIKPFYMEHGPKIFPQRSGFRRMIKFCGIQQMIKFVLNFFPGPVYDGKYLHKILKEKLGETRLRKTLTHVVIPTFDVKCLQPIIFSRFETLLAMTHATKPMGDNGPDFSKMKVMEYGQFLVISIGTGSARKEKKFSAEMVNKWNPLGWVLNGSMPPIVEMFAEASQDMVDYHISVTFQALHSEANYLRIQDDTLKGQIASVDVATKENMEELGKIGSKLLEKTVSRVNLLTGQHEEVRDGGTNKEALKRFAKQLSNERKVRQLKPQTEN; translated from the exons ATGGAAGGAGCAATATCTTCTCTTCAAAACCTGCCCCCAGTCAATGGGAATCTAGTCACTATTCTTAGTATTGACGGCGGTGGTATCAGAGGGATCATTCCCGCTACAATTCTTGATTTCCTTGAATCCGAACTTCAG GAGTTGGATGGTCAGGATGCAAGAATTGCTGATTATTTTGATGTCATTGCGGGAACCAGTACTGGAGGTCTCATAGCAACTATGTTAACTGCACCTAATGAAAAAAATCGTCCTCTTTTTGCTGCAAAAGATATCAAGCCATTTTATATGGAGCATGgccctaaaatattcccacAAAGGAG TGGCTTTCGGCGGATGATCAAATTTTGTGGCATACAGCAGATGATCAAATTCGTGCTGAATTTTTTCCCAGGTCCCGTGTATGATGGAAAATACCTTCACAAAATTCTTAAGGAAAAGTTAGGGGAAACTCGGTTACGCAAAACGTTAACCCATGTTGTTATTCCAACATTTGATGTCAAGTGTTTACAGCCCATCATTTTTTCCAGGTTTgag ACCCTACTAGCCATGACACATGCAACCAAACCAATGGGGGATAATGGGCCagatttctccaaaatgaaGGTAATGGAATATGGCCAGTTTCTGGTGATCTCAATTGGCACAGGATcagcaaggaaagaaaagaaattcagCGCTGAAATGGTGAACAAATGGAACCCTTTGGGTTGGGTGCTTAACGGGTCTATGCCACCAATAGTAGAGATGTTTGCCGAAGCAAGTCAAGATATGGTGGATTATCATATATCTGTGACTTTCCAAGCTCTTCATTCTGAAGCCAACTATCTTCGTATTCAA GATGACACATTAAAAGGACAAATCGCCTCAGTTGATGTGGCGACAAAAGAAAACATGGAAGAGCTTGGGAAAATTGGTTCAAAATTGCTCGAAAAAACAGTTTCAAGGGTGAATTTGCTCACAGGACAACACGAGGAAGTAAGGGACGGCGGTACAAACAAGGAGGCTTTGAAAAG GTTTGCAAAGCAGCTGTCAAATGAAAGGAAAGTCCGGCAGCTGAAGCCTCAAACCGAAAATTAG
- the LOC113780546 gene encoding F-box protein At4g00755-like: MEVLNMGFEPYAVIVNGICKQLCLKVFPEMSTVTRAIEISNIVEPVESRTNEPIEWACLKRDHKVYAFLAQGIASFPRKECLSEALGASSTDNYPDESIQNTPEPSDRIGQRPSYWSSKGEIDSAVPETLTYKLMAKLCVITEIHIQPFQVWFPHISSKGCKIFDGGFVLLALFAKVYIRDSGPAALYGENCLQAVQAAMTFLCIGGERDFSRIHRFGASIRDWEHMILNTLPGARWIMVNDYDYDDYDYDGEDDDSDDQYN, encoded by the exons ATGGAAGTTTTGAATATG GGCTTTGAACCTTATGCAGTGATTGTGAATGGAATATGCAAGCAACTCTGTTTAAAGGTGTTCCCTGAGATGTCCACTGTTACTCGTGCTATTGAAATTAGTAACATTGTAGAACCTGTGGAATCCAGGACCaatgagcctattgaatgggcATGTCTGAAACGGGACCATAAAGTATATGCATTTTTGGCTCAAGGTATTGCCTCCTTCCCAAGAAAAGAATGCTTGTCTGAGGCACTTGGTGCTTCAAGCACTGACAATTACCCAGATGAAAGTATTCAGAATACCCCGGAACCAAGTGACAGGATTGGTCAGAGACCTTCTTACTGGTCGAGCAAGGGTGAAATTGATTCTGCAGTCCCTGAGACATTAACGTATAAATTGATGGCCAAACTCTGTGTGATTACTGAAATCCATATTCAACCATTTCAAG TTTGGTTCCCCCATATATCCAGCAAAGGCTGTAAGATTTTTGATGGGGGATTTGTATTGCTG GCATTGTTTGCAAAAGTTTACATTAGGGATTCTGGTCCAGCTGCGTTATATGGTGAGAATTGTTTGCAAGCAGTTCAAGCTGCCATGACCTTCCTCTGCATTGGAGG CGAGAGGGATTTTTCTCGCATTCACAGGTTTGGTGCAAGTATAAGAGATTGGGAGCACATGATCCTCAACACATTACCCGGTGCTAGATGGATTATGGTAAATGACTACGACTACGACGACTACGACTACGACGGCGAGGACGATGATTCAGATGACCAGTATAACTAA
- the LOC113781241 gene encoding patatin-like protein 2 isoform X2: protein MEGAISSLQNLPPVNGNLVTILSIDGGGIRGIIPATILDFLESELQELDGQDARIADYFDVIAGTSTGGLIATMLTAPNEKNRPLFAAKDIKPFYMEHGPKIFPQRSGFRRMIKFCGIQQMIKFVLNFFPGPVYDGKYLHKILKEKLGETRLRKTLTHVVIPTFDVKCLQPIIFSRFEDKKSPLLDARLSDICISTSAAPTYFPAHKFVNEGNPKEFHLIDGGVAANNPTLLAMTHATKPMGDNGPDFSKMKVMEYGQFLVISIGTGSARKEKKFSAEMVNKWNPLGWVLNGSMPPIVEMFAEASQDMVDYHISVTFQALHSEANYLRIQDDTLKGQIASVDVATKENMEELGKIGSKLLEKTVSRVNLLTGQHEEVRDGGTNKEALKRFAKQLSNERKVRQLKPQTEN from the exons ATGGAAGGAGCAATATCTTCTCTTCAAAACCTGCCCCCAGTCAATGGGAATCTAGTCACTATTCTTAGTATTGACGGCGGTGGTATCAGAGGGATCATTCCCGCTACAATTCTTGATTTCCTTGAATCCGAACTTCAG GAGTTGGATGGTCAGGATGCAAGAATTGCTGATTATTTTGATGTCATTGCGGGAACCAGTACTGGAGGTCTCATAGCAACTATGTTAACTGCACCTAATGAAAAAAATCGTCCTCTTTTTGCTGCAAAAGATATCAAGCCATTTTATATGGAGCATGgccctaaaatattcccacAAAGGAG TGGCTTTCGGCGGATGATCAAATTTTGTGGCATACAGCAGATGATCAAATTCGTGCTGAATTTTTTCCCAGGTCCCGTGTATGATGGAAAATACCTTCACAAAATTCTTAAGGAAAAGTTAGGGGAAACTCGGTTACGCAAAACGTTAACCCATGTTGTTATTCCAACATTTGATGTCAAGTGTTTACAGCCCATCATTTTTTCCAGGTTTgag GACAAAAAATCCCCATTGCTGGATGCCCGGTTGTCTGACATATGCATTAGCACGTCCGCAGCTCCAACCTATTTTCCTGCTCATAAGTTTGTAAATGAAGGAAATCCTAAGGAGTTTCACCTCATTGATGGTGGTGTAGCTGCAAATAATCCG ACCCTACTAGCCATGACACATGCAACCAAACCAATGGGGGATAATGGGCCagatttctccaaaatgaaGGTAATGGAATATGGCCAGTTTCTGGTGATCTCAATTGGCACAGGATcagcaaggaaagaaaagaaattcagCGCTGAAATGGTGAACAAATGGAACCCTTTGGGTTGGGTGCTTAACGGGTCTATGCCACCAATAGTAGAGATGTTTGCCGAAGCAAGTCAAGATATGGTGGATTATCATATATCTGTGACTTTCCAAGCTCTTCATTCTGAAGCCAACTATCTTCGTATTCAA GATGACACATTAAAAGGACAAATCGCCTCAGTTGATGTGGCGACAAAAGAAAACATGGAAGAGCTTGGGAAAATTGGTTCAAAATTGCTCGAAAAAACAGTTTCAAGGGTGAATTTGCTCACAGGACAACACGAGGAAGTAAGGGACGGCGGTACAAACAAGGAGGCTTTGAAAAG GTTTGCAAAGCAGCTGTCAAATGAAAGGAAAGTCCGGCAGCTGAAGCCTCAAACCGAAAATTAG